The Ziziphus jujuba cultivar Dongzao chromosome 7, ASM3175591v1 genome includes a region encoding these proteins:
- the LOC107435688 gene encoding LOB domain-containing protein 18, which yields MSANPSSSGGGGSSSGSGGCGGGSGGGGGPCGACKFLRRKCVPGCIFAPYFDSEQGAAHFAAVHKVFGASNVSKLLLHIPVHKRLDAVVTICYEAQARLRDPVYGCVAHIFALQQQVVNLQAELSYLQAHLATLELPSPPPPPPPTTLVTPPPLTIADLPSASSVPTTYDLSSLFEPMVQPWVMQQRPMDPRQFGSSTGSSSGTGGSGGGDLHALARELLHRHGSPPHGSMTCPDASSSPSSLSK from the exons ATGAGTGCAAACCCTAGTAGCAGTGGCGGTGGTGGAAGCAGTTCCGGTAGCGGTGGCTGCGGCGGTGGCAGTGGCGGTGGTGGTGGACCCTGTGGGGCCTGCAAGTTCTTGAGAAGGAAGTGCGTTCCGGGTTGTATATTTGCACCTTACTTTGATTCGGAACAAGGTGCGGCCCATTTTGCGGCGGTTCATAAGGTGTTCGGAGCCAGTAACGTGTCGAAGCTTCTTTTACATATTCCGGTCCACAAACGGCTCGATGCGGTGGTGACTATTTGTTATGAGGCCCAAGCCCGGCTCAGAGATCCGGTTTATGGCTGTGTTGCTCACATATTTGCTCTCCAGCAACAG GTAGTGAATTTACAAGCTGAACTCTCATACTTACAAGCTCACCTAGCAACCTTGGAGCTTCCGTCACCACCGCCACCTCCACCACCAACAACACTGGTAACCCCTCCTCCGCTCACAATAGCAGACCTTCCGTCGGCCTCCTCCGTGCCAACTACGTACGATTTGTCATCCCTTTTCGAACCGATGGTTCAACCTTGGGTCATGCAGCAGCGGCCAATGGATCCACGACAATTCGGAAGTAGCACAGGCTCATCATCAGGTACTGGCGGCAGTGGTGGTGGTGATCTTCATGCTTTGGCTCGTGAACTCCTACACAGACATGGATCCCCACCCCATGGTTCTATGACGTGCCCTGATGCTTCATCTTCACCATCTTCTCTCTCTAAATGA
- the LOC107435685 gene encoding pentatricopeptide repeat-containing protein At1g01970 — protein sequence MVLQLLSFMATSSSGSRSVSYTQPVNPIINETGKFHVRQFMGNSFLLKPMNYGSRKLHFQQASFTKKVEETAKSENEEGKPMFKWVEIGPHITEAQRQAISKLSPKLTKRCKALMRQLICFSPHKASLSDLLAAWVRTMKPRRADWLAVLKELKTMDHPFYLQVAELALLEETFEANIRDYTKIIHGYGKQNRLKDAEKMLSAMKSRGFVLDQVTLTAFIDIYSKAGKLNLAEETFEELKLLGQPLDKRSYGSMIMAYIRAGMPIKGENILKEMDAQEIYAGSEVYKAMLRSYSMAGDCEGAQRVFDAIQFAGISPDVRMCALLINAYGISGQSDKARLAFENMRRAGLEPSDKCVAVMLLAYEKENELQKALEFLMDLERDGILVGKEASETLVGWFRKLGVVKEVDTILREYPGKEANSKAPAS from the exons ATGGTGCTTCAGCTTCTTTCGTTCATGGCCACCTCTTCCTCTGGTTCTAGAAGCGTTTCCTATACCCAGCCAGTAAACCCAATAATCAATGAAACTGGAAAATTCCATGTTCGTCAATTCATGGGCAATTCATTTTTGTTAAAACCCATGAATTATGGCTCTCGAaagctccattttcaacaagCATCCTTCACTAAAAAGGTCGAAGAGACAGCAAAGTCTGAAAATGAGGAAGGGAAGCCGATGTTCAAGTGGGTCGAGATTGGGCCACACATTACAGAAGCTCAGAGGCAAGCCATATCCAAACTCTCTCCAAAGCTAACCAAACGTTGTAAAGCTCTAATGAGGCAGCTTATTTGCTTTTCTCCTCACAAAGCTAGTTTGTCTGACTTACTAGCTGCTTGGGTGAGGACCATGAAGCCTAGGAGGGCTGACTGGCTTGCGGTTCTCAAAGAACTGAAGACAATGGATCACCCATTTTATCTTCAG GTTGCAGAACTTGCCCTCCTAGAAGAAACTTTTGAAGCCAATATCCGCGATTATACTAAGATAATCCATGGTTATGGGAAGCAAAACCGTCTGAAAGATGCAGAAAAAATGCTCTCAGCCATGAAGAGTAGAGGCTTTGTTTTGGATCAGGTGACATTAACTGCCTTCATTGACATTTATAGCAAGGCAGGCAAGCTTAACCTGGCTGAAGAAACTTTTGAAGAACTTAAACTTCTCGGACAACCATTGGATAAAAGATCATATGGCTCAATGATCATGGCCTACATTAGAGCTGGAATGCCTATCAAGGGAGAGAATATACTAAAAGAAATGGATGCCCAAGAAATTTATGCTGGAAGTGAAGTTTACAAAGCAATGTTAAGATCGTACTCGATGGCCGGAGATTGCGAAGGAGCTCAAAGGGTTTTTGATGCGATTCAGTTTGCAGGTATTTCTCCTGATGTTAGGATGTGTGCACTACTCATAAATGCGTATGGAATATCAGGACAAAGTGACAAGGCACGTCTTgcttttgaaaatatgagaagGGCTGGTCTTGAACCTAGTGATAAATGCGTAGCTGTAATGCTCTTAGCTTATGAAAAGGAGAACGAACTTCAGAAAGCATTAGAATTTTTAATGGACTTGGAGAGAGATGGTATACTGGTTGGGAAAGAAGCTTCAGAAACACTGGTGGGATGGTTTAGAAAATTAGGAGTGGTAAAAGAGGTTGATACTATCTTGAGAGAGTATCCTGGGAAGGAAGCGAATTCTAAAGCTCCTGCTTCCTag
- the LOC107405081 gene encoding LOB domain-containing protein 19 — MHRERERVMMSGNNGGGPCGACKFLRRKCVKGCIFAPYFDSDQGTAHFAAVHKVFGASNASKLLLRIPAHKRLDAVVTLCYEALARIRDPVYGCVAHIFTLQQQVVNLQAELAYVQARLSTLQRLPPAVASSSPISLNSCSDLVSSSSAMSMHFDPLQTQASTEMTSYLSPLDQEMMNDGDLQALARDFVCRYLPGVRFRPSTSN; from the exons ATGCatagggagagagaaagagtgatGATGAGTGGAAATAATGGAGGTGGGCCTTGTGGTGCCTGCAAGTTCCTCAGGAGAAAGTGTGTAAAAGGTTGCATATTTGCACCCTATTTCGACTCAGACCAAGGCACCGCTCACTTTGCCGCAGTTCACAAGGTGTTTGGTGCCAGTAATGCCTCCAAGCTGCTATTGAGGATTCCAGCCCACAAACGCCTTGATGCTGTTGTTACTCTTTGTTATGAGGCTCTCGCTAGAATCAGAGACCCCGTTTATGGCTGTGTCGCTCACATATTTACTCTTCAACAGCAG GTAGTAAATCTGCAGGCAGAGTTGGCGTATGTTCAGGCTCGCCTTTCAACCCTGCAGCGGTTACCACCAGCTGTGGCTTCTTCTTCACCTATAAGTTTGAATTCATGTTCAGATTTGGTATCGTCAAGTTCAGCCATGTCAATGCATTTTGATCCTCTGCAAACTCAAGCCTCCACTGAAATGACAAGTTATTTGAGTCCGTTGGATCAAGAAATGATGAACGATGGAGATCTACAAGCATTAGCTCGAGATTTCGTCTGTCGGTATCTGCCTGGTGTAAGGTTTCGACCTTCCACTTCTAATTAA